Genomic DNA from Deltaproteobacteria bacterium:
CCCTACGGCGACCACTACCACGACAACGCTCCCCTGCAAAATTTGCTTCGGGACGGTCACACATGTGTGCGGCGGCCCGTGTTCGACGGATTTCGACTGTGGACCACCACCACTACCACCACCCAACGTACTCTGCCTGCCCGTCACGGAGCTGCAGCGCATCGGCTTCACATGTGAGTGCCCGACGACCACCACCACCTGTCCGCCGGCGACGGCCGCCTATTGCGGCGCGGCGGACTGCGGCGAGGGCGGCATATCCAGCTGTGATCCTTTCTTCCACGCGCTCTGTCCGCAGGGCATGACCTGTGCGACGATGGGGGCGACGTGCGGCTGCACCGGGGCCACGATCCCTTGCGGCGACTCCAGGTTGAGTGGTCTGACGTGCAACTTCTGCAAATGGGGCACCTGCCCGCCGGGGATGACGTGCGGCGGCGTCCCGAAGACGAGCGGATGCGGCTTCGACTGCGCCTGCCAGTGAAAGATCGCTACGCGCAAGCCCCTGATACGACAGGCTCTAGGATGGTAGCGGAAGGGCCGTATCCGATCATGAGACCCTTGCTCTAGCCAACTGCCCACCTGACGCCGAGCGCGCTCCGCCGGACCTGCCGCTCGCCCCGCGCGACCTGGTACACCACGCCCTCGCTGAGATCGATGGCCGTCAAGCGCCCGCCGTACACGCACCCGGTGTCGATCCCGATCTTGTACGGCAGGTCGAGGAGGATCTCGCGCCGCGGGGTGTGGCCGAACACGACCGTGTGCGGGAGATCGTGCGGCCTCTGGATGAACTCCTCGCGGATCCAGAAGAGGTCCTCCGTGCTCTGCCGTTCGAGCGGGCGCCCGGGACGGATGCCCGCGTGCACGAGGAGGAAGCGATCGGCGGTGAACCAGGGCAGCAGCCCCTCGAGGAAGGCGAGGTGCGACTCGGGGAACCGCTCCGCGGCAAGCGGGCCGCCGGTGCCGAGGGGCACGCCGTAGCTCCGGAGGGTCGCCGCGGCGCCGTTCATCATCCACGACTCGCCCCACTGTCCGGCGCGCCCGAGGTAGGCGAGGCACATGTCCTCGTGGTTGCCGCGCAGGAAGACGGTGGTGAGCCCGTCGCGGGTGCGCAGGTCGAGCAGGAGGTCGATGACGGCCCGCACTGCGGGCCCGCGGTCGAGGTAGTCGCCGACGAAGGCGAGTGTGTCGCCCCGCGCCAGCGGCAGCGCGGCGAGGAGCGCCTCCAGCTCCGCGGCGCAGCCGTGGATGTCGCCCACCGCGTACAGCCGGCCCGCCATGCTCAGCGCCGTCCAAGCAGCCGCTCGAGTGTCGCCCCGTCCTCGAGGATGCGCTGCGCGGCCGTGTAGGGATCGAGGGCTCCGCCCCGCACCGCTTCGAGGAGCGGCCCGACGCCGTCCGGCGTGCCCCCGAGGCCGCGCTCGAGCCGGCGGCGAAGCTCCTCGTCCAGGATGTCGATGAGCTCGCCCTCGCGCCGCCGACGCTCACGGCGGGAGCGCTCGGGGTCGGCCGCGAGGTAGGCGCGGTGCCGCTCGAGCGCGTCCAGCACCGCGTCGGTGCCGCCGTCGGTCGCCGCCTGCGTCAAGAGCACGGGGATGCTCCAGGCGGCTGCCGGGCGAAGGTGCAGCATCTGCGCCAGCTCCGAGCGCATGCGCTCGGCGCCCTCGCGGTCGGCCTTGTTGACCAGAAAGAGGTCGGCGATCTCGAGCAGGCCCGCCTTCATCACCTGCACCGCGTCGCCCGCCTCGGGCACGAGGACGACGACGGTCGTGTCGGCAAGGCGCATCACGTCGAGCTCGGTCTGTCCCACGCCCACCGTCTCGACCAGGACGCGGTCCATCCCGTAGGCGTCGAGGAGGCGGATCACGTCGCGCGTGGGACGCGCCACGCCGCCGTGGCTGCCCCGGCTGGCGAGGCTCCGGATGAACACGCCGGGGTCGAGGAAGTGGGCCTGCATGCGGATGCGGTCGCCCAGCACGGCGCCGCCGCTGAAGGGGCTGGTCGGGTCGACGGCGATGATGCCGACGCGATGGCCGGCGGCCCTGAGACGCGCCGTGATGCGATCGGTGAGCGTCGACTTCCCCGCCCCGGGCGGCCCGGTGATGCCGATCACGTGCGCGCGCCCGGTGTGCGGGTAGAGCCGGCTCATGACCGCCGGCAGCCCGGGCGCCCGGTTCTCGACCAGCGTCATCAGGCGCGCGAGGGCGACGCGGTCACCCCCGAGCATCCGGTCGATCAGCTGTTGCTCACTCACGCGTGGACCTCGCCGGCACTTCCCGGCGAACGCCATCATAATCCTCGCGCCCGTCGGCGGTCGCGAGCAGCCATCCCGGGCCGATTCTCTCATCTTCCCTGACGGACTCCAATGCGGGTCCGAGGGGCTCGGCGCCAGCCCCCGAGCTTGACCGGTCCGCCGAGCGGCGCAAGAGTTGCGCCATGGCGGGGTCACCTGCCCTCTCCGTGCATGCGCTCGCGCGCAGCGGGCTCGTCCTCGCCGGCCTGCTCCTGCTCGCGGTCGGGTCCGGCAACGTGGTCGCCGGCCGGACCAAGATCGCGCAGTACGACGAGGTCCTGCGCACCGCCACGCCGGCCCGCGCGCCGGCCGATCCGGCCGCACTCTTCCCTCCGGCGAGCGAGGGCGACGAGCGCCAGGAGCTCGCGCTCGCCAAGCTCGCTTTCTACCAGCTCCTGCTGAGAGTCGGGCGGCTCCTCTGTCTGCTCGGCGCTCTTCTCCTCCTGTTCGGCGTGCTGCGCCTGGGGGTGCGCGCGCCCCGCGCCCCCCGCGCGAATTGACTTCCTCTCGCCCCCGGCGCATAGAACGTGAACAAATTTGCACAGCGGTCTGGTGGCCCGGGCTGCATGCGGGGGAAGCGGGGGCGGTGGGAGGACGACGGAGGCCGGGGCGGCAGCGCGACGAGCCCGAGTGCTCGGCGCCCGTCGAACCGCTCGTAGAGCTGCTGGTGCGCGCGCTCGGGCTCGAGCGCGCCGCGCTCCTCGTCGGGAAGGCTCCGGGGGACCTGCTCGTGCCCGTCGCCGTGCACGGCGACCCGCCCGCACCTCTCGCTCCGGGCGAGGCCCCGGACGCGGGCGGGTGGAGCCTCGTCCTGCCGGTCGGCGGGGGTGAACGGGTCCGCGGGTTCCTCCTTCTCGCGCGCGGCGCACCGCTCACGCCCGCCGAGGGCGCCCTCGCGGCCGGGGTGGCGGACGCGCTCGCGCAGCTGGTCGAGTCGGGACAGCAGGCCGCGGCGCTGCGGCAGATGCGCGAGCTGCTCGGGCGCGCCGATCGGCTCTCCGCCCTCGGGATGCTCGCCGCCGGCGTAGCGCACGAGATCCGCAACCCCCTGGTCTCGGTGCGCACCTTCATCCAGCTCCTGCCCGAGCGGCTGGCGGACGAGGAGTTTCGCACCGAGTTCCGCGAGCTCGCCCTGGGCGAGATCGAGCGCATCTGCGCCCTCATCAACGACCTCCTCGTCTTCTCGCGCCCGGCCCCCGCGGAGCGCGAGCCGACCGACCTGAACGAGCTGGTCGCGCAGATCACCCGCCTGCTCGAGGCCGAGGCGCGCCGGCGCGACGTCGCGGTCTCCTTCCACGCCGAGGCGGACCTCCCGCAGGTGGTGGTCGACGAGGCGCAGGTGAAGCAGGTGCTGATGAACCTCCTCCTGAATGCGCTCCAGGCGTGCCGCTCGCACGGCAGCGTCGAGATCACGACCCGCAGCGAGGAGGCCCGCGGCGAGCGCTGGTGCACGGTGACGGTCGCCGACTCGGGCGCGGGCATTCCGCCCGAGCACGTGGAGCAGATCTTCGATCCCTTCTTCACCACCAAGGACGCGGGCAGCGGGCTCGGCCTCTTCATCGCCCGCCAGATCGTCACCGAGCACGGCGGCCACATCGCGACGGCGGCGCGCGCCGGGGGCGGGACGGCGTTCACCGTCCATTTCCCGCTGCGCCCGCGCCTGGCTGATATCGATGCGGTCTGACGCGCGGCGCCCGACCGGCCTTCCTCCGCTCGCCGCCGAGGCGGCGAGCGCCGTACTCGCCCCGCCGCGCCTACCCACGGAGGCAGCGGCGAGCGTGCCGCTCGCCCGCCGGGCCGCGCCGGGCGCCGTCCCGGTGCTGGTGCGCGCGCCCGCGGCCGGTGGCCGGCTCCTCCTGGTGCGCGCGCTGCACGGGCTCGCCGGTCACCCGGGGCCGCTCGCGGTGGCGACGGGGCGGCGACCGGCGCTCGACGGCGTGCCGGCGGGATCGGCGCTCTACGTCGACGTCGCGGCGCTCGCACCCGAAAGTGCGCTCGCGCTCGAGGCCCTCCTCGACGAGGCGCGAGTGTGGGTGCTGGCGGGTGCCGAGCCGGGGGTGGTGCTGCCCGGCACCCTGGGCGCGCGCCTCTCCGCCGTCGTGCTCGCGGTGCCGCCGCTCGCCGCGCGCGCCGCCGAGCTGCCGGCACTGGCGGCTGCGCTGGTCGAGGGGCTCGCCAACCGGCTCGGCATCGCGCCACCGCGCCTGGCCGCCGACGCGCTCGCTCGCCTCGCGGCGCACGCCTGGCCCGGGGACGTGGCCGAGCTCGAGGCCGTGCTCGCGCGCGCGCTCCTGGTGGCCGACGGTGACGTCATCGAGGCCGCCCACCTGGTCCTCGCCACCGAGTCCCCCGCCGCCGGGTCCGCGGCACCGGAGGCGCCACGCGGGGCGGAGCTCGAGTACCTGCTCGCCGAGCTGGCGCACGAGCTCCGCAACCCGCTGGTGACGATCAAGACCTTCGCGAGCCACCTGCCCGCCCTGCTCGAGGATGCGGAGCTGCGGGGGCGCTTCGCGACGCTCACCACCGAGGCGATCGAGCGCATGGACGGGCTGCTCGAGAACGTGCTCGCCTTCGCGCGCCTGGGCGCCCCGCACCGCGAGGCGGTCGAGGTCGGGCCGATCATGGAGCGCGTGCTCGCCGAGCTGGAGCCCGAGCTCGCCGGCCGGGCGCTGCGCGTGCGCCAGGCGGTCGCGCCGACGGGCCGCTGCGCCGCCGACCCCGAGCACCTCGCCTACGCGCTGCGCAACCTCTTCGCGGGCGTCGTGCGGGAGGTCCCGGCGCGCGAGCAGCTCGCGCTCGACGCGACGGCGAACGGCGTCGTCACGCTCCGCTTCGCGGCCGGCGCCGCGGCCGCGGACCGCCTCCGCCGCCTGGCCGCGCCGGGCGAGGCGGCGAGCCTCGGGGACCCCACGCTCCTACCGCTCGCCTTCCGGCTCGCGCGGGCGATCCTCGAGCGTAACGGCGGGACGCTGGCGGTGGTGCCGGAGCCGGGCGAGGCGACGAGCGTGGTGATCCGGCTGGCGGCCGCGCCGGCCGAGGGGGCCATGACATGAGCGGGGGCGGAGGAGGTCCGGTGGGGACGAGGGAGAGCCCGCGGCGGCGCGTGCTGATCGTGGACGACGAGCTCGGGGTGCGGGAGTCGCTCCGCATGGCCCTCAAGGGGAACTACGACGTGACTGCCGTCGGCTCCGGACCCGAGGCCCTCGAGTCGCTCGCGGCGAGCCCGCCCGACGTCGTCCTGCTCGACATCGTGATGCCGGGCGTGGACGGCATGCAGCTCCTCGAGGAGCTGCGCAGCCGGTTCCCGATCCTGCCCATCATCATGCTGACCGCCACCAAGACGGTGAAGACCGCGGTCCAGGCGATGAAGCTCGGCGCCTTCCACTACATCACCAAGCCGTTCGACGTGGAGGACCTCCGCGCCCACCTCGACAAGGCGACCGAGCAGGCGGCCCTGGTGCGCGAGGTCGAGGAGCTCAGGAGCGAGGTCGGCCGGCGCTACCACATCGAGAACATCGTCGGGCGCTCGGCGCGCATGCAGGCCGTGTTCAAGACCGTGCTCACCGTGGCGCCGCTCAAGACGACGGTGCTCATCACCGGCGAGAGCGGCACCGGGAAGGAGCTGATCGCCAAGGCGATCCACTACCAGAGCCCCCGGGCGCGCCACCCGCTCGTCACGCTGAACTGTGCGGCCATCCCCGAGACGCTGCTCGAGAGCGAGCTCTTCGGGCACGAGAAGGGCTCGTTCACCGACGCCCACACGCGCAAGCTCGGGCAGTTCGAGCTGGCCCACGAGGGCACGCTCTTCCTCGACGAGATCGGCGAGATGGGTCCGGGGACGCAGGCCAAGCTGCTCCGCGTCCTCGAGCACGGCGAGTTCCTGCGCGTGGGCGGCATCAAGTCGATCAGCGTCGACGTGCGCATCATCGCGGCCACCAACCGCGACCTGGCCCTCGGCCTGAAGGAAGGGACGTTCCGCCCCGACCTCTACTACCGTCTGAACGTGGTGACCGTACACCTGCCCCCGCTGCGCGAGCGGCGCGACGACCTCCTCCTCCTGATCCGCCACTTCGCCCAGCAGAAGGCGCGCGACATGGGCATCGCGGAGAAGACCTTCAAGCCCGAGGCGGTCGACACCCTCATGCGCTACCACTGGCCCGGGAACGTGCGCGAAATCGAGAACCTGATCGAGCGCCTGCTCGTCCTCTCGGAGGGGCCGACGATCGGGCCCGAGGACCTGCCCGAGCAGGTGCGCCGGAGCGAGCAGGACCCCGGGACCATCAGGGAGCAGGTCCTCCAGGGCCGGAGGTC
This window encodes:
- a CDS encoding sigma-54-dependent Fis family transcriptional regulator; this translates as MSGGGGGPVGTRESPRRRVLIVDDELGVRESLRMALKGNYDVTAVGSGPEALESLAASPPDVVLLDIVMPGVDGMQLLEELRSRFPILPIIMLTATKTVKTAVQAMKLGAFHYITKPFDVEDLRAHLDKATEQAALVREVEELRSEVGRRYHIENIVGRSARMQAVFKTVLTVAPLKTTVLITGESGTGKELIAKAIHYQSPRARHPLVTLNCAAIPETLLESELFGHEKGSFTDAHTRKLGQFELAHEGTLFLDEIGEMGPGTQAKLLRVLEHGEFLRVGGIKSISVDVRIIAATNRDLALGLKEGTFRPDLYYRLNVVTVHLPPLRERRDDLLLLIRHFAQQKARDMGIAEKTFKPEAVDTLMRYHWPGNVREIENLIERLLVLSEGPTIGPEDLPEQVRRSEQDPGTIREQVLQGRRSLGDAVDEFEREIIVEALGQTDFNQTRAAELLGTTRRILKYRMDKLGIQPAER
- a CDS encoding serine/threonine protein phosphatase → MAGRLYAVGDIHGCAAELEALLAALPLARGDTLAFVGDYLDRGPAVRAVIDLLLDLRTRDGLTTVFLRGNHEDMCLAYLGRAGQWGESWMMNGAAATLRSYGVPLGTGGPLAAERFPESHLAFLEGLLPWFTADRFLLVHAGIRPGRPLERQSTEDLFWIREEFIQRPHDLPHTVVFGHTPRREILLDLPYKIGIDTGCVYGGRLTAIDLSEGVVYQVARGERQVRRSALGVRWAVG
- the meaB gene encoding methylmalonyl Co-A mutase-associated GTPase MeaB, whose amino-acid sequence is MAFAGKCRRGPRVSEQQLIDRMLGGDRVALARLMTLVENRAPGLPAVMSRLYPHTGRAHVIGITGPPGAGKSTLTDRITARLRAAGHRVGIIAVDPTSPFSGGAVLGDRIRMQAHFLDPGVFIRSLASRGSHGGVARPTRDVIRLLDAYGMDRVLVETVGVGQTELDVMRLADTTVVVLVPEAGDAVQVMKAGLLEIADLFLVNKADREGAERMRSELAQMLHLRPAAAWSIPVLLTQAATDGGTDAVLDALERHRAYLAADPERSRRERRRREGELIDILDEELRRRLERGLGGTPDGVGPLLEAVRGGALDPYTAAQRILEDGATLERLLGRR